One Triplophysa dalaica isolate WHDGS20190420 chromosome 11, ASM1584641v1, whole genome shotgun sequence genomic window carries:
- the fam204a gene encoding protein FAM204A translates to MNMYSGLLPPGLTEADLSSEEDADVKAEDRGDTETNEHRSCQSDRETHLSNNVTDLQTDPVEDDCPPGVSPDKWQRFKDLQKAKDDQRGKQPQRKRQRKRRHKKGGTSTQNCNTQQNRKLEEERKDNLKELTQYFGINDRLKPPPCNRPPPLSGLEKSIESSIAEGDYEKAEELSDRLATRELGVKIAQAADCRDFDRTKREAEASQAAQKRTKQMAWGFEAKRRWETKSNMGYM, encoded by the exons ATGAATATGTATAGTGGACTTCTCCCGCCGGGTCTCACTGAGGCTGATCTGAGCTCTGAAGAAGATGCTGATGTTAAAGCAGAAGACAGAGGAGATACAGAAACAAACGAGCACCGTTCATGTcagtcagacagagagacacattTATCAAATAACGTTACTGATTTGCAAACCGATCCAGTGGAGGATGATTGTCCTCCCGGAGTTTCCCCAGACAAATGGCAA CGGTTTAAAGATCTCCAGAAAGCGAAAGATGACCAGAGAGGGAAGCAACCACAAAGAAAACGCCAAAGGAAAAGACGTCATAAAAAGG GTGGGACCTCAACACAGAACTGCAACACACAGCAGAACAG AAAGTTGGAGGAGGAACGGAAGGATAACTTGAAGGAGCTCACGCAGTATTTTGGCATCAATGATAGACTGAAGCCTCCTCCCTGCAACAGGCCGCCTCCCTTG TCAGGCCTGGAAAAGAGCATAGAGAGTTCCATCGCTGAAGGGGACTATGAGAAGGCGGAAGAACTGAGTGACAGACTTGCTACTCGAGAG CTGGGCGTGAAAATCGCACAAGCCGCAGATTGTCGCGACTTCGACCGTACCAAACGGGAAGCAGAGGCTTCCCAGGCAGCCCAAAAGAGGACGAAGCAAATGGCTTGGGG GTTTGAAGCAAAGAGAAGATGGGAAACCAAAAGCAACATGGGATACATGTGA